The following are encoded together in the Nitrospiria bacterium genome:
- the panB gene encoding 3-methyl-2-oxobutanoate hydroxymethyltransferase encodes MVKKITILDLLKRKRDGKKLTMLTAYDFPFAQIVDEAGIDMILIGDSLGVVVQGHTNTLPVTMEEMLYHTRIVSRAVEHALVIGDMPFMSFQPGVEDAVRNACRFLQAGATAVKLEGGEAVLDRIRALARMDIPVMGHIGLTPQSIHRMGGYKVQGREPAMAERIMADARAVEEAGAFAVVLEGIPMDLGRKITKALSIPTIGIGAGPHCDGQVLVIHDLLGLFERFHPTFVKTYVNLKAQALEAIQRYKEEVELGKFPSEDESYK; translated from the coding sequence ATGGTAAAGAAAATCACCATTCTCGATCTTCTCAAACGTAAGCGCGACGGCAAAAAGCTCACAATGCTCACCGCCTACGATTTTCCCTTCGCCCAGATCGTGGATGAGGCGGGGATCGATATGATCCTGATCGGGGATTCCCTGGGCGTCGTGGTTCAAGGCCACACCAACACGCTTCCCGTGACGATGGAGGAGATGCTCTACCATACCCGGATTGTATCCCGCGCGGTGGAGCATGCCTTGGTGATCGGCGACATGCCCTTCATGTCGTTTCAGCCCGGCGTGGAGGATGCCGTTCGCAACGCCTGCCGCTTTCTTCAAGCCGGCGCCACGGCCGTGAAACTGGAAGGGGGCGAGGCGGTCCTCGATCGGATACGGGCCCTGGCCCGTATGGATATTCCGGTCATGGGTCATATCGGCCTCACGCCGCAGTCGATTCACCGCATGGGCGGTTACAAGGTCCAGGGCCGCGAACCGGCCATGGCCGAGCGGATCATGGCCGATGCGAGAGCGGTCGAGGAAGCCGGCGCCTTCGCGGTCGTTCTGGAGGGAATTCCGATGGACCTGGGCCGGAAGATCACGAAGGCCCTATCGATCCCCACGATCGGCATCGGGGCCGGACCGCACTGCGACGGCCAGGTCCTGGTGATCCATGATTTATTGGGTTTGTTTGAGCGCTTCCATCCCACCTTCGTAAAAACCTACGTGAATCTCAAGGCCCAGGCTCTCGAGGCCATCCAGCGCTACAAGGAGGAAGTCGAGCTGGGGAAGTTTCCGTCCGAGGATGAGAGCTATAAATAA
- a CDS encoding aspartate aminotransferase family protein yields MKSKEISRDDQIEDFLRYVCQTSSEPMGIEVDRAEGCRITDRSGKKYLDFISGIGVANLGHAHPAVVKAVGDQAARYLHVMVYGEYIQEPQVRLAKRLAQVVPLPLSVTYFTNSGTEANEGALKTAKKYTKRKKLVAFKGGFHGDSQGSLSVTGREVYRKPFRPLLPDVVFIPFNRLHSLKTIDRRTAAVIVEPIQGEGGVNLPTDDFLPALRQRCNETGALLIFDEVMTGMGRTGKLFASQHWDVVPDILVLAKALGGGMPLGAFVSRPEIMRTLSENPPLSHVTTFGGHPVCCAAGLAALDFLIENKLPERAERLGQYLRDRLNTLSRIGGVKDVRGKGLLIGFELNNANLTKRFATNCRDAGLILGWTLHSNTVVRLAPPLIITEAELDQGLEIMREALSRATNQ; encoded by the coding sequence GTGAAGAGTAAGGAGATAAGTCGGGACGACCAAATAGAAGATTTCCTGCGCTACGTCTGCCAGACTTCGTCCGAGCCGATGGGAATCGAGGTGGACCGTGCCGAGGGTTGCCGGATTACGGATCGATCAGGGAAGAAATATCTCGACTTCATCTCGGGCATCGGCGTGGCGAATCTGGGACATGCCCACCCGGCCGTGGTCAAGGCCGTCGGGGATCAGGCCGCGCGCTATCTTCACGTCATGGTCTACGGCGAGTATATTCAGGAACCGCAGGTCCGCCTGGCCAAGCGCTTGGCTCAGGTGGTCCCCCTTCCGCTTTCGGTCACCTACTTCACGAACAGCGGAACGGAAGCCAACGAAGGCGCGCTCAAAACGGCCAAGAAATACACGAAGCGAAAAAAACTTGTCGCGTTCAAAGGCGGCTTTCACGGCGATTCTCAAGGATCGCTCTCCGTAACGGGACGCGAGGTGTATCGGAAACCCTTCCGTCCCTTGTTGCCCGACGTCGTCTTCATCCCGTTCAACCGCCTGCATTCTCTGAAGACGATCGACCGCCGGACGGCCGCCGTGATCGTCGAGCCGATACAGGGCGAGGGCGGCGTGAATCTTCCCACCGATGATTTCCTCCCGGCCCTTCGCCAACGCTGCAACGAGACCGGCGCGCTGCTGATCTTCGATGAAGTCATGACCGGAATGGGCCGGACCGGAAAGCTTTTCGCCTCCCAACATTGGGATGTCGTGCCGGACATTCTTGTACTGGCCAAGGCCCTTGGAGGCGGAATGCCGCTGGGCGCCTTTGTGAGCCGGCCGGAAATCATGAGGACGCTGTCCGAAAATCCGCCCCTCTCCCACGTGACGACCTTCGGAGGCCATCCGGTCTGCTGCGCCGCGGGACTGGCGGCGCTGGACTTTCTGATTGAGAACAAACTTCCGGAGCGCGCCGAGCGGCTGGGTCAATACCTTAGGGACCGGCTAAATACCTTGTCGCGGATCGGCGGCGTGAAGGACGTCCGAGGGAAAGGATTGCTGATTGGATTCGAATTAAACAATGCAAATTTAACGAAACGCTTTGCGACCAACTGCCGCGACGCCGGCCTGATCCTCGGCTGGACCTTGCATTCCAATACGGTCGTTCGTCTGGCCCCGCCCCTGATCATCACGGAAGCGGAACTCGATCAGGGACTCGAGATCATGCGGGAAGCGCTCTCGAGGGCTACGAATCAATAA
- a CDS encoding acyl-CoA reductase: MIDPLTLDGFFLPPPIKISNFTTLKFGPVQIRLPLLTATTLSDVINHLLGAQDQFLSRQPTAVLLDLIDEAAARWLKPDDPARQTAERVLPHITGLSPAMIRVGLTRIMEGYRKDALFRVLRHELGNEGMLDGFLARQEDPARLTRAVGPRITTNILAGNIPGLGISDIIATLLTKSACLCKVSSHEPLSPVLFSQMLVRIEPRLAHCLAMVAWPGGRPEAESLEGVAFSRSELVTATGGDEAVTDVRHSAAQRQAVSGRFIGYGHRASLGLIGREALGDLKQVTRGAALDVAMYDQQGCLSPHLFYVETGGDHFPRQFARALAEELKRLEHELPRGTLDTATAARVHQVRSVAEIKQADGEEVIVFGSETGTSWTVIYEADPSFVLSPLYRTVRVKPIDDLIHVPPFLESWRPYLQGVGVAVHESRRPALAECLGRTGASRICPVGRMQQPPAGWPQDGRRFIADRVRWVDLEMP; this comes from the coding sequence ATGATCGATCCCCTGACACTGGACGGTTTCTTCCTCCCGCCCCCCATCAAGATCTCGAATTTTACGACCCTGAAATTCGGGCCGGTTCAAATCCGTCTCCCCCTCTTGACCGCCACCACCCTCTCCGACGTGATCAATCATCTCCTGGGGGCGCAGGACCAGTTTCTTTCGAGACAACCCACCGCGGTCCTTCTGGACTTGATCGACGAGGCCGCGGCGCGATGGTTGAAACCGGACGATCCCGCGCGGCAAACGGCCGAACGTGTCCTGCCGCACATCACCGGCCTGTCCCCAGCGATGATCCGAGTCGGCCTCACGCGAATTATGGAGGGTTACCGGAAAGACGCCCTTTTCAGGGTCCTACGACACGAATTGGGAAATGAGGGCATGCTGGACGGGTTTCTTGCGAGACAGGAGGATCCGGCCCGTCTGACCCGAGCCGTCGGACCCCGAATCACGACGAACATCCTCGCCGGAAACATCCCCGGACTCGGGATCTCCGACATCATCGCTACCCTGCTCACAAAATCGGCCTGCCTTTGCAAGGTTTCCTCCCACGAGCCGTTATCGCCGGTTCTGTTCTCTCAGATGCTCGTTCGAATCGAACCCCGCCTCGCCCACTGCCTCGCGATGGTCGCCTGGCCCGGAGGCCGGCCCGAGGCCGAAAGCCTTGAAGGAGTGGCCTTCAGCCGAAGCGAGTTGGTCACGGCCACCGGAGGCGATGAAGCCGTCACAGACGTTCGGCATTCCGCGGCTCAGCGCCAAGCGGTTTCGGGCCGCTTCATCGGGTACGGGCATCGTGCTAGCCTGGGCCTGATCGGCCGGGAAGCCCTGGGCGATCTCAAACAGGTAACCCGGGGCGCCGCCCTCGACGTCGCGATGTATGATCAACAGGGCTGTCTCTCCCCGCATCTGTTTTACGTTGAAACCGGAGGCGACCATTTTCCCCGTCAGTTCGCCAGGGCGTTGGCGGAGGAGCTGAAACGTCTGGAACACGAACTGCCCCGGGGCACCCTCGATACCGCCACGGCCGCGCGAGTCCATCAGGTCCGAAGCGTGGCCGAGATTAAACAGGCCGATGGGGAGGAAGTGATCGTCTTCGGGAGCGAAACCGGAACATCCTGGACCGTGATCTATGAGGCCGATCCTTCTTTCGTCTTGTCCCCGCTTTACCGGACCGTCCGGGTCAAGCCGATCGATGATCTGATCCATGTCCCGCCCTTTCTGGAATCCTGGCGGCCGTATCTTCAGGGGGTCGGTGTCGCCGTTCATGAATCCCGCCGGCCCGCGCTGGCCGAATGCCTCGGACGCACCGGTGCAAGCCGAATATGCCCGGTCGGGCGGATGCAACAGCCGCCGGCCGGGTGGCCGCAGGACGGGAGACGTTTCATCGCGGACCGCGTGCGGTGGGTGGATCTTGAGATGCCGTGA
- a CDS encoding long-chain fatty acid--CoA ligase, with the protein MNRKTDVIYEEVLDFIRHPVEGRFDTLALRVFAFQYERNPSYRRYCEAKNQTPDRVGSWREIPAVPTAAFKELDLACDRPEKVFFTSGTSQGPTKRGRHLIPRLDIYRASILPNFTVHLLPDLVELRMLILTGSPEVWPHSSLAHMMEVVRQEYGGPDSVYFISDAGLDLEGLFRSLRETCEQNRPVLLSGVTLAFHQFLDYCQARRASFRLPPGSRIMDTGGLKGRKIDLSKPELYRRFEEALGVPQTHIVNEYGMTEMGSQFYDNSLSDHLNGIARPRHKRVPPWVRTRAVDPETLEDRPQGSTGVLRHFDLANCGSVSALQTEDIGLEVADGFEITGRLAGTETRGCSLLVEDILGIQ; encoded by the coding sequence ATGAACAGGAAAACAGACGTCATTTACGAAGAAGTTCTGGATTTTATCCGGCACCCTGTCGAGGGACGATTTGACACATTGGCCCTCCGTGTGTTTGCGTTTCAATACGAGCGCAATCCTTCTTACCGGCGATACTGTGAGGCCAAGAATCAAACGCCGGACAGGGTGGGATCCTGGCGCGAAATTCCGGCTGTTCCCACCGCCGCATTCAAAGAACTCGATCTCGCCTGCGATCGTCCCGAGAAGGTTTTTTTCACCAGCGGCACATCGCAGGGCCCGACCAAACGCGGACGGCACTTGATCCCGAGATTGGATATCTATCGTGCATCGATTCTTCCTAATTTTACAGTCCACCTGCTGCCGGATCTTGTCGAACTCCGAATGCTTATCCTGACGGGCTCTCCGGAGGTCTGGCCTCACTCTTCGTTGGCCCATATGATGGAGGTCGTCCGGCAGGAATACGGGGGACCTGACTCGGTCTATTTTATAAGCGACGCGGGCCTCGACCTCGAAGGGCTCTTTCGATCGCTGAGAGAGACCTGTGAACAAAACAGGCCGGTGCTGCTGTCCGGGGTTACGCTTGCGTTTCACCAATTCTTGGATTATTGTCAGGCGCGACGCGCGTCCTTTCGATTGCCGCCGGGCAGTCGGATCATGGACACCGGCGGATTGAAGGGTCGGAAGATCGATCTTTCAAAACCCGAACTCTACCGTCGTTTTGAAGAAGCGCTGGGGGTCCCCCAAACGCACATCGTCAACGAGTACGGCATGACCGAAATGGGATCCCAATTTTATGACAACTCGTTGTCCGACCATCTCAACGGCATCGCGCGACCGCGCCACAAACGAGTACCGCCCTGGGTCCGAACGCGGGCGGTGGACCCGGAAACGCTGGAAGACCGGCCGCAGGGGTCCACGGGCGTTCTTCGCCATTTTGACCTGGCGAATTGCGGTTCGGTATCGGCGCTCCAGACCGAGGACATCGGTCTGGAAGTCGCGGACGGGTTTGAGATCACCGGACGCCTCGCCGGCACGGAGACCCGAGGCTGCTCGTTGCTGGTCGAAGACATACTGGGTATCCAATGA
- a CDS encoding thiamine pyrophosphate-dependent enzyme, with product MSLDYVKATPGFEKYMPKDYRDLIEHGPFGKKVSVSQVGTFKEVLEEHPMCAGCAMTLFIRLSLIALPNPEDTITVGTAGCGRLALSQAAIPFVYGNYGDTNAVASGLKRGLMTRFPNKAKDVVVMAGDGGLADIGFSMLMHSWFRKEKFTTIMLDNEVYGNTGGQESGMTNIGSVLKMAPLGKKFEKIDMPDLAKTAGCAYVAVVVPNNPRRVEQAIKKAVLIAREVGPTYIQAYTSCNIEYAIPTDKVMEDAKNVENDRYQFKEFITDEAKEYLAEKWGYKEYAKKAIQTTEVAK from the coding sequence ATGAGTTTAGATTATGTCAAGGCGACACCCGGTTTTGAGAAATACATGCCGAAGGATTACCGAGACCTGATCGAACACGGTCCGTTCGGAAAAAAGGTCTCTGTCTCCCAGGTTGGAACGTTCAAAGAAGTTCTTGAAGAGCATCCGATGTGCGCGGGTTGCGCCATGACCCTCTTCATCCGTCTTTCCCTCATCGCCTTGCCCAATCCGGAGGACACCATTACGGTCGGCACCGCCGGTTGCGGTCGCCTGGCCCTCTCTCAGGCCGCTATCCCGTTTGTGTACGGAAATTACGGCGACACCAACGCCGTGGCCTCGGGGCTAAAACGCGGCTTGATGACGCGATTTCCGAATAAGGCCAAAGACGTGGTCGTGATGGCCGGAGATGGCGGGCTGGCCGATATCGGGTTCTCCATGCTGATGCATTCCTGGTTCCGGAAGGAAAAATTCACAACCATCATGCTGGATAACGAAGTCTACGGGAACACCGGGGGCCAGGAAAGCGGAATGACCAATATCGGTTCGGTCCTGAAGATGGCCCCGCTGGGCAAGAAGTTCGAAAAGATCGATATGCCGGATCTGGCCAAGACGGCCGGCTGCGCCTATGTGGCGGTCGTCGTGCCCAACAATCCCCGTCGGGTGGAACAGGCCATCAAGAAAGCGGTCCTGATCGCCCGGGAGGTCGGACCGACCTATATCCAGGCCTATACCTCCTGCAACATCGAGTATGCCATCCCCACCGACAAAGTCATGGAGGACGCGAAAAACGTCGAGAACGACCGGTATCAATTCAAGGAGTTTATCACCGACGAAGCCAAGGAATATCTGGCCGAGAAATGGGGCTATAAGGAGTACGCCAAGAAAGCCATCCAAACCACGGAGGTGGCGAAATGA
- a CDS encoding 2-oxoacid:acceptor oxidoreductase family protein has protein sequence MRFNIRMAGVGGQGVVTASHVFSTAVINAGGESTIVPFYGSEKRMAPVESYVRVSSEKIYEIGEIMFPHIIMVFHPQVITHGKSYTMPFHFGIKDGGTILVNSKEEIPLPGDEMADLVGRGVQFRYLAATQMALDVAGTDLATNMAMVGAISGITGLTTREAVAQAVKERFLGKGFVVSGGTASLDSVVERKFKHKQELLEKNIAAVNAAWDYAEAHNWQMGKQAAKEVPAQSGRK, from the coding sequence ATGAGATTCAACATCCGGATGGCGGGAGTCGGTGGCCAGGGCGTCGTGACCGCGTCTCACGTCTTTTCGACCGCCGTGATCAATGCCGGCGGCGAGAGCACGATCGTTCCGTTCTACGGATCCGAAAAGCGCATGGCCCCGGTCGAATCGTATGTTCGCGTCTCCAGCGAGAAGATCTACGAGATCGGGGAGATCATGTTTCCCCACATCATCATGGTGTTCCATCCCCAGGTCATCACCCACGGCAAGTCTTACACCATGCCGTTTCATTTCGGAATCAAAGACGGGGGAACAATTCTGGTCAACTCCAAAGAAGAAATTCCCTTGCCCGGCGATGAAATGGCCGATCTCGTAGGCCGGGGTGTTCAGTTCCGTTATCTCGCAGCGACCCAGATGGCGCTCGATGTCGCGGGGACGGACTTGGCCACCAACATGGCGATGGTCGGAGCGATCTCCGGCATCACCGGCCTCACGACACGGGAGGCCGTGGCCCAGGCGGTCAAGGAACGGTTTCTGGGAAAAGGGTTCGTCGTCTCGGGCGGCACCGCCTCGCTGGACTCGGTCGTCGAACGGAAATTCAAGCACAAACAGGAATTGCTCGAGAAAAACATCGCTGCCGTAAACGCCGCCTGGGATTATGCCGAAGCCCACAACTGGCAGATGGGCAAGCAGGCGGCCAAGGAGGTTCCGGCCCAGTCCGGACGGAAATAA
- a CDS encoding 4Fe-4S dicluster domain-containing protein: MYLVANIDPGICGATSCTLCTQFCPEANTIQYDKVRKTAFVAVDRCKGCAQCVWVCDNMAKHHAIKMVMIDQLPEEFTSKNTRTMSYEQEDLKPSPINK, from the coding sequence ATGTATCTTGTCGCGAATATCGATCCGGGAATCTGCGGCGCCACCAGTTGTACGCTGTGCACCCAGTTCTGCCCCGAAGCCAATACGATTCAGTACGATAAAGTCCGGAAGACCGCCTTCGTTGCGGTGGACCGGTGCAAAGGATGCGCGCAATGCGTCTGGGTCTGCGACAACATGGCGAAGCATCACGCCATCAAGATGGTGATGATCGACCAACTTCCGGAGGAGTTTACCTCCAAAAACACCCGGACCATGTCGTACGAGCAGGAAGATCTTAAACCCTCACCCATCAATAAATAA
- a CDS encoding carbon monoxide dehydrogenase beta subunit family protein, translated as MYLKKEHLLTKDESYVLKPGPEGYVPPAAASMGIELPDPGEGLVYGRKVNEDAVMEEIARQMLTRKNPTIFPGPLVLWAWNEHAVIKGQAVLELASEIPGVMIIPMPDYRPKYPKIEPEEEINPNHPNLTIWHNKIEVCIFIGVHCHYANLTLKMIRAGTNCLTAAVCAEQGHEDAMLTIRDSEENKIRRLGQVIRKVRESMGIPAPARPPYGGGKREIVTAEEWAKIREQGLAMSMAGAPKGMPLREGQMPRV; from the coding sequence ATGTACTTAAAAAAAGAGCACCTTCTGACAAAAGACGAATCCTATGTGTTGAAACCCGGTCCGGAGGGCTACGTTCCCCCCGCGGCCGCGTCCATGGGGATCGAGTTGCCGGACCCGGGCGAGGGTCTGGTTTACGGTCGCAAGGTGAATGAAGATGCCGTGATGGAAGAGATCGCGAGGCAGATGCTGACCCGGAAAAACCCGACGATATTCCCGGGGCCGCTGGTTTTGTGGGCCTGGAATGAGCATGCCGTGATCAAGGGACAGGCCGTCCTCGAGCTTGCGAGCGAGATCCCGGGCGTGATGATCATCCCGATGCCGGATTACCGTCCTAAATACCCCAAGATCGAACCGGAGGAAGAAATCAATCCCAATCATCCCAACTTAACGATCTGGCACAACAAGATCGAGGTCTGCATCTTCATCGGCGTGCATTGTCATTATGCCAACCTGACACTGAAGATGATCCGCGCCGGGACCAACTGTCTGACGGCGGCGGTCTGCGCCGAACAGGGGCATGAGGACGCGATGCTGACGATTCGGGATTCGGAAGAAAACAAGATCCGGCGGCTGGGCCAGGTGATCCGGAAAGTGCGCGAGTCCATGGGGATCCCTGCCCCGGCCCGTCCTCCCTACGGGGGCGGAAAACGCGAAATCGTAACGGCGGAGGAATGGGCCAAGATCCGTGAACAGGGGCTGGCGATGTCAATGGCGGGCGCGCCGAAGGGAATGCCGCTTCGCGAAGGCCAGATGCCCCGCGTTTAA
- a CDS encoding transketolase C-terminal domain-containing protein, translating into MSESSETEQKTNPQGDPITSAAVKTEPGKDPHAEAKKQRVVTPEYLFFEAPRERVFITGSEAGKEAIRRANVDFSVAYPITPQSETMQLIGVLYGEGYVKEYYRGEEEYGVMSAMAGASRAGVRCFTATAGPGTLRGIEAIASWPGHRLPAVAIFTCRVVNAPLAIQPDNIEISYLLNTGMILFHAENQQDVFDFILKSFIISEMNDVTLPVGIAYDGFFVTHARGYVMMPPKDIKLPPREAYHGAVPVLDAENPPARLSRDAPVQKSNFMSYNIHAVWQQEVWAAQERAKKYIRRYMDGLLEVNNPDADIFLVASGSAAAQSREAVRLLEEQGVHTGLIKLRSLRPFPTLELQEACRNAKLIVIPEFNYPGWMAREVSTALYGECHAKMIAGPRVFGGMTMPVELIVERVLGGLRQVDPKRVPVGVNVGGAPSIETAKLVSKEDVTRFMQNI; encoded by the coding sequence ATGAGCGAATCAAGCGAGACCGAGCAGAAAACGAATCCTCAGGGAGACCCGATCACCTCGGCGGCCGTCAAAACCGAACCCGGAAAAGACCCGCATGCCGAGGCCAAAAAGCAACGGGTCGTCACGCCGGAATATCTGTTTTTCGAGGCCCCGCGCGAGCGCGTCTTCATCACCGGTTCGGAGGCCGGAAAAGAAGCGATCCGTCGGGCCAACGTGGATTTCTCGGTAGCCTATCCGATCACGCCCCAAAGCGAGACGATGCAGTTGATCGGTGTCCTGTACGGCGAAGGGTACGTCAAGGAATACTATCGCGGCGAAGAAGAATACGGGGTGATGTCGGCCATGGCCGGGGCTTCCCGCGCCGGAGTTCGCTGTTTCACGGCCACCGCCGGACCGGGCACCCTGCGCGGAATCGAGGCGATCGCTTCCTGGCCGGGCCATCGTCTTCCGGCCGTCGCGATCTTTACCTGTCGCGTGGTCAACGCCCCGCTCGCGATTCAGCCGGATAATATCGAAATTTCCTATCTATTGAACACCGGGATGATCCTGTTCCATGCCGAGAACCAACAGGACGTGTTCGATTTCATCCTAAAGTCGTTTATCATTTCGGAAATGAACGACGTGACGCTTCCGGTGGGCATTGCCTACGACGGCTTTTTCGTCACCCATGCCCGCGGTTACGTCATGATGCCCCCCAAGGATATTAAGCTTCCTCCCCGCGAGGCGTATCACGGGGCGGTCCCGGTTCTGGACGCCGAAAATCCCCCGGCCCGACTTTCCCGCGACGCCCCGGTCCAAAAAAGCAATTTCATGTCGTACAACATTCATGCCGTCTGGCAGCAGGAAGTCTGGGCGGCGCAGGAGCGTGCGAAAAAATATATCCGCCGGTATATGGACGGGCTGCTCGAAGTGAACAATCCGGACGCGGACATTTTCCTCGTGGCCTCGGGTTCGGCCGCGGCGCAGTCCCGTGAGGCCGTTCGGCTTCTGGAAGAACAGGGAGTCCATACCGGTTTGATCAAGCTCCGGTCCTTGCGGCCGTTCCCGACCTTGGAGCTCCAGGAAGCCTGCCGGAACGCCAAGCTGATCGTGATCCCGGAGTTCAATTACCCCGGTTGGATGGCCCGGGAGGTTTCGACCGCACTGTACGGCGAATGCCATGCCAAAATGATAGCCGGTCCCCGGGTATTCGGCGGGATGACGATGCCGGTCGAATTGATCGTCGAGCGTGTTCTCGGCGGCCTGCGCCAGGTGGACCCGAAGCGGGTTCCGGTGGGGGTGAATGTCGGCGGAGCGCCATCGATCGAGACCGCGAAGCTGGTTTCCAAGGAAGATGTGACCCGATTCATGCAGAATATTTAG
- a CDS encoding phosphoribosylaminoimidazolesuccinocarboxamide synthase: MIAKTNRWDGPLVLETDLKTLGPKKQGKVRDIYDLGNALLLVATDRISAFDVVLPDGIPGKGYVLTQLSKFWFEWFASADKTFSHHLITADVEKFPQSCLRFKEILSGRSMLVRKAKPLPVECIVRGYLSGSGWKEYRQGGTICELPLPSGLRESEKLPETIFTPSTKAVEGHDMNISFERMKEAVGEKVAEAAKSMSLTLYKRASEFARSRGIIIADTKLEFGLDPRTGGLMVIDEVLTPDSSRFWPADGYVPGRAQPSFDKQFVRDYLDSLPWDHRPPAPSLPKEVIQKTTDKYFEALDRLTDRNS; the protein is encoded by the coding sequence ATGATCGCGAAGACAAACCGGTGGGACGGTCCGCTTGTCCTGGAAACGGACCTGAAAACCCTGGGTCCCAAAAAGCAGGGGAAAGTACGGGATATTTACGATCTGGGAAACGCGCTCCTTCTGGTGGCGACGGACCGGATCTCGGCCTTCGACGTGGTCCTGCCGGATGGTATTCCCGGAAAAGGGTATGTGCTGACCCAGCTTTCGAAATTCTGGTTCGAGTGGTTCGCGTCGGCCGATAAAACCTTCTCGCATCATTTGATCACCGCCGACGTCGAGAAATTTCCGCAGTCCTGTCTGCGGTTTAAGGAAATCCTTTCCGGGCGCAGCATGCTCGTTCGGAAGGCCAAACCCCTTCCGGTCGAATGCATCGTTCGGGGATATCTATCCGGTTCGGGGTGGAAGGAATACCGGCAGGGAGGGACGATATGCGAGCTCCCGCTTCCGTCCGGATTACGGGAGTCCGAAAAACTCCCTGAAACAATTTTCACGCCGTCCACCAAGGCCGTCGAGGGACACGACATGAATATATCCTTCGAACGGATGAAGGAGGCGGTGGGGGAGAAGGTCGCGGAGGCGGCCAAATCCATGAGTTTGACCCTCTACAAGCGGGCCTCGGAGTTCGCGCGCAGCCGCGGAATCATCATCGCCGACACCAAGTTGGAGTTCGGCCTCGATCCGCGAACGGGGGGCCTCATGGTAATCGACGAGGTCCTGACCCCGGACTCCTCCCGGTTCTGGCCGGCGGACGGCTACGTTCCCGGAAGAGCTCAACCCAGTTTTGACAAACAATTCGTGCGCGACTATCTGGATTCCCTGCCGTGGGACCATCGTCCTCCGGCGCCGAGCCTGCCGAAAGAAGTGATCCAGAAGACGACCGACAAATACTTCGAGGCCCTGGACCGTTTAACCGACCGGAATTCATGA